In Paenibacillus sonchi, the genomic stretch CTGTGAGGAAGAAAGCCTGCGCTGGAGCATCATCGGGCCTGAGGGGGACGTGATCGGCAGCTGCGGCTATAACAGCTGGCAGCTTCAGGGTGCTTACCGGGGAGAAATCGGCTGCGAGCTGCTGCCCGATTACTGGGGATTGGGCTATATGCGGGAGGCGCTGGAACTGCTGCTGGACTATGGCTTCGCTGTGATGGGCCTCAACCGGATCGAAGCATTCTGCCATCCGGACAACATCCGGGCACAGCGGCTGTTTCAGTCGCTCGGGTTTCAGCGGGAGGGGCTGCTGCGTGAATACCGGCATACGGATGCCGGATTCCAGGATGTTGTCCTGTATGCATTACTGCGCGGCTCCAGATGATGAAGTTTTTGTTCTGATACATAGAGAGAGAGGATTTGGAGTCATTGATATCACCAGGAACAAAAGAACGTAAGCTTATCTTGACCGGCGTGCTGCTGGCCACCTTTTTGGCAGCGATTGAAGGGACGGTTACCGGGCCTGCCGGACCGGCTATTGTGGGAGATTTTCAGGGGATGCAGTGGCTGAGCTGGATCTTTACCGCCTATTTGCTGGCCATGGCAGTGACAACGCCCATTTTCGGCAAGCTTAGTGACTTGATGGGCCGGAAGCCGGTGTTCATCGGCGGTGTTGCTGTTTTTCTATTAGGCTCGCTGCTGTGCGGTGTGGCTCAGAGTATGGAGCAGCTGATTGTGTTTCGCGGTCTGCAGGGGATCGGAGCAGGTGCGCTGATTCCGATGACTTTTACCATTATAGGGGATATTTACAGCATTCAGGAACGGGCCAAAACCCAAGGGCTGCTGAGCTCCGTCTGGGGGATTTCATCGCTGGTAGGCCCGCTGCTTGGCGGTTATGTTGTGGATTATTTGAGCTGGCGCTGGGTATTCGTGTTCAACCTGCCCTTTGGCCTGCTGTCCATTGTCTTCATCTCCCGTTTTCTGAAGGAAGAAAAAGTACGGCGCAAGGCGAAGCTTGATCTGCCGGGTGTGCTGTTGTTCGCAGCGGGGATGGGGGCCCTTCTCTTCGGACTGACGACCGGGGGCCAGAACCTGCCGTGGACTTCTCCGCTGCTGCTGTTTCTGTTAGCTGCTTCCGTTGCGGTATTGGTCATTTTCTGGCGGGTGGAGCGCCGTGCCTCTGAGCCGATGCTGCCGCTCGGGCTGTTCTCCATCCGTAATATTACTGTTTCTACCGGGGCCAATCTGCTTGTCAGCACGCTGATTATCGGATTGACCACCTATGTGCCGCTGTGGGTGCAGGGAGTATCCGGCGGGAGTGCAGCCCTGTCAGGCCTGCTGCTGGCTCCGATGTCGGTAGGTTGGGTGCTTGGCTCGTTCGCTGGCGGGAGAATGATTCTGCGCTCCGGTTCCCGCCAGACGGGCGTGCTGGGTCTTTCATTAATTGTGCTGGGGGCCGGCGGCCTGGTATTTATGACTGCGGAATCCCCGCAGCTGCTGCTCCTCGGCCTGATGCTGGCCTGTGGAGTGGGTTTCGGTTATGCCTCCATCGTGTTCACTATTATTGCCCAGTCCTCCGTTGAACATAGCCAGCGGGGGGCCTCTACAGCGCTGAATACCTTTACCCGTTCACTTGGACAGACGGTGGGGGTTGCGATTTTTGGCTCCTGGCTGAATTTGAATGTGAAGTGGCAGCTGGATGGGGCGCCGGGCTCTGCTGAAGCTGGCACCGATATCAATCAGCTCCTTCATCCACAGGGGGAGAGTGCGCTTTCAAGTGAAGCCTGGGGCAGCCTGAAAAGCGCGCTGGAAGGCGGTCTGCATTCGCTGTTCATCGTGATGGCAGTGTTCGCTGTCTTGTCGCTGCTGATTACTATGGGCCTGCGTAAAGGCTTGCCTTCATTGAAGGAAGAGCCCGCCGCTCAGAAGGAAGCCTAAGTTATGCCGCCGGACAAGCTGTAAGAAGCACACAAAACCGGCTGTGTACTCCCTTGAACAGGAGGGCACAGCCGGTTTCTGTCTGTAGAAGCAAGGAATGTCCGGGAACGTGAAACGATTCACAACCTTTGCGGCCTTAATTCTACTTGCGGGGCAGCGGCGAAAGTTTCTCTGCCTGCAGGCCCATCTTCTTAAGCAGGGTAATCATCTGTTCCTTCTCTTCGTCGCTAAGTCCGCTAAATGCCAGATGCAGCCGTTCGGAATATTTCGGATACATTTCGTTCATGAGGCGTTCGCCCTCTGAGGTCAGCTCGGCAAAGATCACCCGCCGGTCGCTTGGGCAGGGCTTGCGCTGCAGATAGCCGCGTTCTTCCAGCTTGTCGATCACGTACGTAACGTTGCCGCTCTGGAGCAGCAGCTTGGCACCGATCTGCTGGATAGGCTGCGGACCCTTGTAGTAGAGGACTTCCATGACAGCGAAGGCTGTAGGATTGAAGCCTTCAATCTTGCTGCCGGTTACGGCATGCTCATTAATACTCTTGAAGGACTTGGCAAAAACCCGGTACAAATGCAGTGTCAGTTGAGTGTCGCGTTCATAGGATTGTATCATGCTTCTCCACCTCTATTGTTAATCGTGCGGGCTGGCCCGCACGGTTTGGAATCCTGGCTTTGGTTGATCTAGCTTTACAATACGTCAAAGAATGGATAATGAACATGTGATTTGTCACAATGAGCACACTTTTAATTATTAAAAATCAAACAATTTTTTGACTGTGCATAAAAGTGGTGAACATTCTGGCTGCACTTTCATCCGTCTCAGGAAGGAGAGGGGGTTAAGCCTCTGGCACAGCGGGCAATTACAGCCGGGGTTCGATGAATCCTCCTTTGCAATTCCTTATTATGGTTACAGTAGATAACCAATCGTACGGGGAGTGGACAAAGGATGAAAGAAAGTCAGGAAAATGTCACAAAGGCAGTGAAGCTGACAGCGAATAAACCGTTTGTATTGCTGATTACCGCGCAGCTTGTGTCCAACATCGGGGATTGGCTTCATATTCTGGCCTTGCTTACCATGGTCGGGCTGAAATGGCAGGCTTCGCCCTGGGAGATTACAGCTGTCTCCTTATGCATGGCAGTGCCGATGCTGCTTGGCGGTCCGTTCGCGGGATATCTGAGTGACAAGGTGGACCGTAAAGCGATTATGATCGGTTCCGATCTGGTACGTGCCGGGATTGTGGCTTGTCTTGTATTTGCCGGTTCGCTCTGGCAAGTCTATGTATTGCTCCTGGCGAAGGGAGTTATGGATGTGCTGTTCTCTCCGGCCAAAAGCGGCAAGCTCAAGGAGCTGGTGCCGCCCGGACAAATGGATCAGGCTGTAGCGCTCAGCTCTTCTATCGAGCAGATCACCAAAATTATCGGCCCAGCCCTTGGTGGGCTGCTCGTTGCGGCTGTCGGCATTTCGGCCTGCTACTTCATTGACTCGGTGAGCTACATTGCTTCAGCGGTTATCCTGCTGGGACTCCCGCGCGTGGGAATGTTCAAGACCGGCCGGCCCAATGAGGACGGAGACACTGCCCGCTCATCCTTCCGCAAAGAAGCTGGTGCGGGATTGCGGCTGATCGGCAGCATGCCCGTAGTGCTCAGTGGAGTCGTGATGATTGTCGCCGCCCTGCTGGTGCTTCAAATTGCTGATTCCCAGACGGTTACTCTGTTCCGGGAAATTCCGGGAGTGAACGCCGATTTGCTGGGCTGGTGCGTAGCCGCCAGCGGTTTTGGCACCCTGCTCTCTGCTTTGGCAGTGGGACGGTTGGGAAGCGGCAAACATCCGCTGGTGTTTATGGGAACGGGAACTTTTCTTATGGGCTCTGTGTTTGCGGGTGCAGCCCTCGTGACGGTCACCGGACAGGCAGGCTTCTGGATGGATATGATGCTGTTCGGCTCGTTTGTTCTCGCCGGAGTGGGTGCAGGCTTTGTGATTATACCGTTCAACTCGATGCTGCAGCGCCGGACGCCCGAGGCCTATACCGGCCGGGTATTCGGAATCGTCGGCAGCCTGACGAGTGCGGCGGTTATTCTTGGTCCGGTAGCCGGCGGTGCGCTGGTCACAGCTTCCGGCCCGGCCACAGCATTCTTAGTCTCGGGTGTGCTGTCTGCGCTGCTCGGAGCGGCGGTCCTCTTCCTGCGGACAGGAATCGAAAACCGGGACCAAGCGGCGCAAGAGCTTCAACAGTCCGCGGCTTAACTCTGCTGTCGTCTGAACCAGGCTGGTACACGCTGGCTGAGGGTGATATGATCGGATTACCGGAGTGATCCGGCACTACCAAAGCTATTATTGTTTAGGAGATGGAGAGCTGTATGGAAGAAACAGAAGCGCCGCAGGGGCCGGAGCTTGAAGCGGCCGGAGACAGTGAACAGGAGAGTGCGGAGCGGGATACTGTACTGGATGTCTATATTGAAGAGGCCGGTTATGAAGCCGGCGACAGGAGAATAAGCAATATCTCCTTCCAGGTGCAGCAAGGCCAGCTGCTGGGTTTAATCGGCCCGAACGGTGCCGGGAAGAGCACCACCATCAAGACGCTGCTTGGGCTGCTGAAGCATGCCAAAGCCCAGGTGAAGCTCGGCGGGGCGAGCAAGTCCTATGCCTACGTGCCGGAGCAGCCGGTATTCTATGAGGATCTGACACTGTGGGAGCATCTGGATCTGGCTGCTGCCGCTTATGGTTTGTCTTATGAGACCTTTGGGGCTACTGCCGAGAAGCTTTTGTCGCAGTTTGGCATGGAACAAGTGCGCAATGATCTTCCGGCAGGCTTCTCCAAGGGTATGAAGCAAAAAATGATGCTGATGCTGGGTTTCCTGGTCCAGCCTGATATTTATATTGTGGACGAGCCGTTCATCGGGCTGGACCCGCGTGCCACCAAGGATTTCCTGCGGCTGCTGGAAGCGGAGCGCAGACGCGGAGCCGGAGTGCTGATGTCCACGCACGTGCTGGACACCGCCGAGAAGATCTGCGACAGCTTTGTGCTGATCTCCGGGGGAGAATGACAGCTACGGGTACACTGGAAGACATCCGCGCCCAGGCGGGATTGCCGGAGGCGTCGTTGTTTGATTGCTTCGATGAATTGACATGAGCAGAGGGGCATTTGCTTTTCCTACTGCCCCGAAGCTGTTCAAGCGGCGGCTATTCTCACACTTCCGCGAGCAATCGGCAATCATCCGCACGGCTGCGGACTGGACGGTGCTGCTGTATATTATTATTCCCGGGGGTCTGCTGGGCGGGCGGTTTTACTATGGCTTCTGGAACCATGAGTTACCTGCCTGGACCGCAGATTTGCCGTTTGCATTGATCCTCGCCCTGCTGTCTATTCTCATAGCCAACGGAGGGCTGGTTCTTCTGCTCCAGGAAGGGGATCTGCTGTTCCTCAGGCAGCGGGAGAACTGGATCAGAACAATTGTGCTGCGGGGAACGATCTACAGTCTGGCAGTTACATCTCTTAAGATGGCGGCTGTGTATGCCATCCTGCTGCCCTTCATCGTGCGGGGCTACGGCGTCAGTCCGGCTGCGGCCTGGGCGCTGCTTGTTATGACGCTCGCCTGCAGCTGGTGCGTTAAGCTGCTGGGGCATATTGTGAAAGTCCAGCGCCAGGGCTTCCGCCGCTGGCTGTGGCTGATTCCTGCGGTAACCGTGCCCTGCGGCATCTATATCCGGGCCGGCTTGTTTTGGAAGGACAGCCCATCCCTGCTGCTGCTTGTAGCAGCAGTGTTAGCGGTGGTGACGGTCTGGGCCATCCGCTACCGCTTGCGGCTGAGCGGGACCTTCATGAATGATGTGCGCGAAGACTACAAGCAGCGGATGAGAATCGCTGCCCTGCTGCTGCGCGGGGTGCTCGATAAACCGCGGCCTACACGCTATAAACCGTGGATTTTCCGTAAATCGCAGCCGCTGCTGAAGTCCAAGACGCCGGAGAGCCGGTTCACAGCGGCGGCCATCAAGGCGCTGGTGCGGAACCCGGCCCATTTGAAGCTGTATCTGTCGTTTACCGGTGTGGGGCTGATCGCGGTGTTTATTGTTCCTTCCCTATTGAAGTGGCTGATCTTCGCACTGTTAGTCGCGTTAATGGCCTACTGGCTGTCCTCCTTCTGGCTGCTGTTCTCCGGGGATGACTATATCGGGATTTTACCGTTCACCAAAGAACAGAAGGCAGTGGCTGGCTCAAAAACGCTGCCGCTCCTGCTGCTGCCGTTCTCCCTGCTGTGCTCGGCGGTAATCTGTACGCAGCTCTATGGCTGGCTGGGGCTGGTGCTGTTTATTCCTGTTGGCGGCATAGCCGGATACCTGATCGCCAATATGTTCAGCGCGTTCCGTTTTGCCAGATAACAGCCCCGGCCGGAAGTCCGAAGGTTCTCCAAAGTCACGATCGGTCCAGACATAGGGAAATTTCAAACCCGGTTTTTGGTAATGAATTTTCCTGTTCTAATAAGCACACCCCCGAGAGGGGGAGCGTATAATACCCGAACAAGCCAGCCTCCTGAATATATAGGAGGCTGGCTTGTTGTTTAGAGCGGCCGGCGGGTTTGCGCCGAAAAACGGCAGAAATGCCGTTGTTAGAGCGCCGCCGGCAGGTTTGAGCCGAACCAACGGCAGAAATGCCGTTGGTAGAGCGCCGCCGGCGGGTTTGTGCCGAAATAACGGCAGAAATGCCGTTGTTGGAGCGCCGCCAGCGGGTTTGAGCCGAAACAACGGCAGAAATGCCGTTGTTAGAGCGCCGCTGGCAGGTTTGAGCCGAACCAACGGCAGAAATGCCGTTGGTAGAGCGCCGCCGGCGGGTTTGCGCCGAAAAACGGCAGAAATGCCGTTGTTAGAGCGCCGCCGGCAGGTTTGAGCCGAACCAACGGCAGAAATGCCGTTGGTAGAGCGCCGCCGGCGGGTTTGAGCCGAAACAACGGCAGAAATGCCGTTGTTAGAGCGTCGCCGGCGGGTTTGAGCCGAAACAACGGCAGAAATGCCGTTGTTAGAGCGCCACCGGCGGGTTTGTGCCGAAATAACGGCAGAAATGCCGTTGTTAGAGCGCCGCTGGCAGGTTTGAGCCGAACCAACGGCAGAAATGCCGTTGGTAGAGCGCCGCCAGCGGGTTTGAGCCGAAACAACGGCAGAAATGCCGTTGTTAGAGCGCCGCTGGCAGGTTTGAGCCGAACCAACGGCAGAAATGCCGTTGGTAGAGCGCCGCCGGCGGGTTTGTGCCGAAACAACGGCAGAAATGCCGTTGTTAGAGCGTCGCCGGCGGGTTTGAGCCGAAACAACGGCAGAAATGCCGTTGTTAGAGCGCCGCTGGCAGGTTTGAGCCGAAACAACGGCAGAAATGCCGTTGTTGGAGCGCCGCCGGCGGGTTTGCGCCGCACACGGACCGCTTTGCTCTTTCAAGTTCAGCTTATTTCCGGTACTGCTCTGCCGCATGCTTGCCTGCTGTATATCCTGTGGAGAAGGCTGCGGTAATATTGTATCCGCCGGTATAGCCGTGAATATCCAGTATTTCACCGCAGAAGAACAGGCCGGGCATCAGCTTGGATTCCATGGTCCGCGGATTAATTTCCTTCAGGTTGACGCCGCCGCCGGTGACGAAGGCTTCCTCCAGGGAGCGGGTGCCATGCACCTGAACCGGCATCCGCTTCAGAAGTGCTGCAAGCGCCTGCAGCCCGCTTTTGGGCAGATGATGCCCGGTGGTGTCGCCATCCAGTTCCGCTTTGGCGAGCAGGAGAGGAATCATCCGCTCCGGCAGCAAGCCCTTCAGTGAGTTGCGGAGCGCCTTCTTCGGCTCCAGCTTCAGCTTATTCTGCAGCTGTTCTTCCATCTCCTGCGGGTTCAGATCGGGGAAAAGATCAATGGACAGCTCTACGGTATCGGTTCCGGATTTGCGCTGGACCTGGCGCAGGAATTGGCTGCAGCGCAGCGCAATCGGCCCGGAGAGTCCAAAGTGGGTAAAGATCATATCGCCCCGGTGGGCAATGACCCGCTTGCCTTTAGGATTCCAGACCGTGAGCGTCACATCCCGCAGGGACAGGCCCTGCAGCTCCCCTGACTTGATCCACCCCTCCCGCGACAGGATGGGTACTTCCGTGGGGAACAGCTCCGTAATGGTGTGTCCGGCGGCTTCAGCCCATGGATAGCCATCCCCGGTAGAGCCGGTCTGAGGAACTGATTTGCCGCCGGTGGCAATGACTACGGCACTGGCGCTGAGTGTTCTACCCGTGGTCAACCGGACGCCTCTCACACTGCCATTTCCATAGAGAACCTCCGCCACCGGGCTGTCCGTGATCATCTGCACGCCCAGACTGCGCACCTTGCCGATAAGCGCGGAGACGACGCTTGAGGCCTTGTCAGACACGGGAAACATCCGCCCGTTATCTTCTTCCTTCAGGGCGATGCCGAGATTCTCAAAAAACCGGATAATATCCAAATTGTTGAAATGATCAAATGCGCTGTACAAAAAGCGCCCGTTGCCGGGAATATGGGATATCAGTTCAGCGGTTTCCTTGGCATTGGTCACATTGCAGCGGCCGCCGCCGGAAATCCCCAGCTTCCGGCCAAGCCTGGAACCTTTGTCCACCAGCAGAACTGAAGCTCCATGCTCCGCTGCTGCTACGCTGGCCATAAGCCCGGAAGGTCCGCCTCCGATAATAATTACATCATAGTTGCCGCTCATAAATCTGCTCCTTTACATGTTAAAGGCACGGTGCGACCTGCACCCCCTAACGGAATCATACCATTAAGCCCATGGCTGGGCCAGAGACCCGGACCTTAGCGTCGGGATTTACATTGTCAGGATAGCGCGTGTGTGCTTTAATCAATGTGAATAGGATAATTTGTCCAATTAGGGGAGTGATTTCAATTATTTATGCGGTAAAGGATATTTTATTGCAAATTACAGCGGCTTGCTCCTTTCTGTGCATGTTTAAATGGTGGATCGATCAAGGCCATATCATGCGAAGGAACAGAAAGTTCCCAGATGACCAATCCTTTTTAATACTCAGTTGTGCACTGAGCATCGTCTTCTGCATGTTTTTGTCCACAACCCTGTTTGGTGCAATCTATCTGAATTTAGCGATGATCCCCGCATATATCGGTATCCTGTATGCCGGCTTCCGCTCGGGGATCAGCTTAGCTGTTTTTTTTATACTGTGCACTGCATTATTCTCGGAGCCTCCCG encodes the following:
- a CDS encoding GNAT family N-acetyltransferase: MYVSGGVIPDLPGKKVKLRALEAGHAAALYSVWSHPQVNRWLAAPLLSSPQEAEQLIAVLLQMSCEEESLRWSIIGPEGDVIGSCGYNSWQLQGAYRGEIGCELLPDYWGLGYMREALELLLDYGFAVMGLNRIEAFCHPDNIRAQRLFQSLGFQREGLLREYRHTDAGFQDVVLYALLRGSR
- a CDS encoding MDR family MFS transporter, whose product is MISPGTKERKLILTGVLLATFLAAIEGTVTGPAGPAIVGDFQGMQWLSWIFTAYLLAMAVTTPIFGKLSDLMGRKPVFIGGVAVFLLGSLLCGVAQSMEQLIVFRGLQGIGAGALIPMTFTIIGDIYSIQERAKTQGLLSSVWGISSLVGPLLGGYVVDYLSWRWVFVFNLPFGLLSIVFISRFLKEEKVRRKAKLDLPGVLLFAAGMGALLFGLTTGGQNLPWTSPLLLFLLAASVAVLVIFWRVERRASEPMLPLGLFSIRNITVSTGANLLVSTLIIGLTTYVPLWVQGVSGGSAALSGLLLAPMSVGWVLGSFAGGRMILRSGSRQTGVLGLSLIVLGAGGLVFMTAESPQLLLLGLMLACGVGFGYASIVFTIIAQSSVEHSQRGASTALNTFTRSLGQTVGVAIFGSWLNLNVKWQLDGAPGSAEAGTDINQLLHPQGESALSSEAWGSLKSALEGGLHSLFIVMAVFAVLSLLITMGLRKGLPSLKEEPAAQKEA
- a CDS encoding MarR family winged helix-turn-helix transcriptional regulator, which encodes MIQSYERDTQLTLHLYRVFAKSFKSINEHAVTGSKIEGFNPTAFAVMEVLYYKGPQPIQQIGAKLLLQSGNVTYVIDKLEERGYLQRKPCPSDRRVIFAELTSEGERLMNEMYPKYSERLHLAFSGLSDEEKEQMITLLKKMGLQAEKLSPLPRK
- a CDS encoding MFS transporter; protein product: MKESQENVTKAVKLTANKPFVLLITAQLVSNIGDWLHILALLTMVGLKWQASPWEITAVSLCMAVPMLLGGPFAGYLSDKVDRKAIMIGSDLVRAGIVACLVFAGSLWQVYVLLLAKGVMDVLFSPAKSGKLKELVPPGQMDQAVALSSSIEQITKIIGPALGGLLVAAVGISACYFIDSVSYIASAVILLGLPRVGMFKTGRPNEDGDTARSSFRKEAGAGLRLIGSMPVVLSGVVMIVAALLVLQIADSQTVTLFREIPGVNADLLGWCVAASGFGTLLSALAVGRLGSGKHPLVFMGTGTFLMGSVFAGAALVTVTGQAGFWMDMMLFGSFVLAGVGAGFVIIPFNSMLQRRTPEAYTGRVFGIVGSLTSAAVILGPVAGGALVTASGPATAFLVSGVLSALLGAAVLFLRTGIENRDQAAQELQQSAA
- a CDS encoding ABC transporter permease encodes the protein MSRGAFAFPTAPKLFKRRLFSHFREQSAIIRTAADWTVLLYIIIPGGLLGGRFYYGFWNHELPAWTADLPFALILALLSILIANGGLVLLLQEGDLLFLRQRENWIRTIVLRGTIYSLAVTSLKMAAVYAILLPFIVRGYGVSPAAAWALLVMTLACSWCVKLLGHIVKVQRQGFRRWLWLIPAVTVPCGIYIRAGLFWKDSPSLLLLVAAVLAVVTVWAIRYRLRLSGTFMNDVREDYKQRMRIAALLLRGVLDKPRPTRYKPWIFRKSQPLLKSKTPESRFTAAAIKALVRNPAHLKLYLSFTGVGLIAVFIVPSLLKWLIFALLVALMAYWLSSFWLLFSGDDYIGILPFTKEQKAVAGSKTLPLLLLPFSLLCSAVICTQLYGWLGLVLFIPVGGIAGYLIANMFSAFRFAR
- a CDS encoding NAD(P)/FAD-dependent oxidoreductase, which codes for MSGNYDVIIIGGGPSGLMASVAAAEHGASVLLVDKGSRLGRKLGISGGGRCNVTNAKETAELISHIPGNGRFLYSAFDHFNNLDIIRFFENLGIALKEEDNGRMFPVSDKASSVVSALIGKVRSLGVQMITDSPVAEVLYGNGSVRGVRLTTGRTLSASAVVIATGGKSVPQTGSTGDGYPWAEAAGHTITELFPTEVPILSREGWIKSGELQGLSLRDVTLTVWNPKGKRVIAHRGDMIFTHFGLSGPIALRCSQFLRQVQRKSGTDTVELSIDLFPDLNPQEMEEQLQNKLKLEPKKALRNSLKGLLPERMIPLLLAKAELDGDTTGHHLPKSGLQALAALLKRMPVQVHGTRSLEEAFVTGGGVNLKEINPRTMESKLMPGLFFCGEILDIHGYTGGYNITAAFSTGYTAGKHAAEQYRK